In Rhodopirellula sp. P2, the DNA window TCGCACCCGAGGCACGTTTGTCTCGTCCTCGCCGACGTCGATGTCCGCGAAAGCGAAGCGGGAGGCGATCGAGCCCGCGATCGATCAATTGCTCGTGCTCTCGCAAGGGCTGGGCGTGGATGCCAAAGAATTGTCGCAATGGATTCTCCGTCGCGATGAAGAGTTGCAACGCAAACGGGGAGAAACGTCATGAACGATGTTCAAGAGTCGTCGGTGCAAGATGCCGTGGTGGTTGAAAACCTGAGTCAACGATTTGGCCGGACGGAGGCACTGAGCGATGTTTCGCTGAAGATCCCGCAAGGAACCGTGTTTGGGTTGTTGGGGCTGAACGGCGCCGGCAAGACCACTTTGCTGCGTCACTTGTTGGGGTTGCATCAACCGCGAGTCGGCAGGGTCCGCGTGCTGGGATGCAACCCGATCACCGATCGCGAAAAAGTGATGCGGCGAATGGGGTACCTTTCTGAAGAAGACAGCTTGCCGACTTGGATGCGAGTTCGTGATCTGACCCAGTTTTGCGAGGCGATCTATCCGACCTGGGATCGTGCGTACGCGGCGGAGTTGTGTGAATGGTTTGAGTTGTCACCGGACACCAAACTTCGTTCGCTCTCCAAGGGCGGCCGAGCGCGAGCGGGGTTGATTGCCGCAATCGCTCACAAGCCGGACTTGTTGGTTTTGGATGAACCCGGCAGCGGGCTGGATCCGCTCGCTCGCGATGACATTTTGCAAGCGATCATTCGAACGGTCAGCTTGGAAGGCCGGACCGTGATCTTCAGCAGCCACTTGCTCGACGAGGTCAGCCGGGTGTGTGACCAGGTCGCGATCATGCATCAGGGCAAACTGATTGAATCCATGCCGATGATGGCGGTCGACGAACGCTATGAAGAATGGATCTTGCGATCGCGTGACGAGACGATCACGACACAACACGCTCGGAGAGATTGTCCGGTGGAAGCAGGTTTGGGCTGGCATCAGGAAGACGGTGAATGGTCGCTGTTGGTGCCTCGGCAATCGGATTTGTCGCCGGCCGCGTTGCCGCCGGATTGGCAATGGATTGAAAGTCGTCATGTGACGCTGAAGCGATTGTTCGAAGCTCACGTGCGAGCCCCGCGGCAGTCAGCGACGACTGGGGATCCTTCAGGCCAAACGCCAGGTCGCGCGGCTGCCACGATGGAGTCGTTGTCATGAACGCATCATCCATTCAGCAATCGACCATTCAGCAATCGACGGTGACTGGTTCACCCGCGAATGACGGGTTCGTCAGCGACCATCGGAACGATTGGCAAAAGGACTGTCTTGCTGCGGCGAGATTGCTTTGGGCTCGCTGGGGCGGTGTGTGGCAAAAGCTGTGGGTGCTGTCACTGATTGGTGTCGCTTTGGCCGCGTGGATGCACCGATTGTTTGGGACGGATGTTTTGTTGGCTTCCAACGCCATCGCGGGAGTCATGGCGGTGACGCAAGCCCCGCTGCTGTTGTGGTCGATTTTCGCGATTGATTGGTCGGGACCGGATGTGGAGCGGAAAGCGTCCGGGTTCGATGCGTTTCTGCTGCGCAGTCCGATCCCATCGAGCCGATTGTTGCTGGTCGCCGCGGTGGCTCGACATGCGGCGATCGCAATCTCGTTGTTGATGATTGCGATCGCGATTGAACTTTCGATCGCGGACCGTAGCCAGCATGAGCGTTGGATCTATCTGGCATTGTGGATCTCGCTCGGCACCGGATCCATGGCAGTGTTAGCGTTCTGTTGGCGGCCATTCTCTTGGAACGGGTATCGAGTCCTCACTTTGCTGGTGCTGATTCCTACCGGATACATGGTGATGTGTTGGCCGTTCCTAGCACTGGATCCGGATCATCCGAAATGGTTGCTGCTCGCGTATTTTCCATGGCTGATGCTCTTGCTTTGGGGAGGAACTCTTTGGATCACGTATCGATCATTGGAGCTTGCCCGAGCCAACTCGTATGGACTGGATGATGCCGGTTCGATCACGGCGAGGATTCGTGAGTTCGCATCATCAATCGGCGAACGGATTCTCGGTGTGGGGGCGTCGGTTCGGAGAGGTGGGCAAGCGTCGGCGCTGGCGTGGTTTGACGGTCGTCAGTCACGGGCAATGCGCTGGTCCATCATCGCGTGGATTGGTGTGCCGACGCTCGTGTTGCTGGCCTGTTTGCCACTCAATTTTGCTTCCGTGGTGGTCGCTGGTTTGATCGTGCTGACTTACACCGCGTTGTCGACAGCGGGCGGTTGGGGAGAAGTCAGCGGCATGCGACGAGCGTCGCAGGGCAGGGCGATGCCGTTGTTGTTGGCGGTCAGCCCGGTTTCGCGAGAAGTTCTGGCCGCGATCAAAGTGTGGCGAACGATCCGGTTGGTGTGGCTGGCATCGTTGGTCACGTTTGGCGTGCTGGGGGCCTTTGCCATCCCGGCCAATCAGCCGGTGTGGAATCAATGGTCCGAGTCGATGGCGTCGGGGACCGGTGTGAGTTCCTTTGCGATGGGAGTTCGGGTGTCACTCGCGATTGCTCTGTTCTCAACCATGGTTTTGGTTGGATGCGGTGTGGCCATGCTGTGGTTGGCGTTGATGGCCGATCGCCGAGTCACCGCCGCGGTCACTTTTGTGGTCAGCGTTGGTTTTCTCTGGGGGGCCTTTCGATTGGGATCGTGGTTTGTCAGCCAAAGTGAGTGGGAGGTCATGCTGCAAGAGTTTCGACTTGGCGTTTTGCAGATTCTAACTTGGGTCACGTGGTTGCTGTGGGCGAAGCTGGCCACGGTCGTGGTGGCGTTCGTGCAGGCCATTCGGCAACCGGGAACGCCCAAAGCTTGGATTGCAAAATCAGTCGCGGTGTGGTGTCTCACCGTTGTGTTGCTTTCCGCTGTTTTGATGGGGGTGTTGCCCCAGCAAATCGTCTTGAGCGAATCGTGGGGAACCTGGACACCCACTTTCTTACCGGTCGCGATGGTGATCGCTTTGGTGATGCCGCTGGCGAGAGTTTTGATTCTGCCATGGGCCGTCGGGCGTGACCTTCACCGATGAGTTGTTGTCGACGCAATGGAGGTCGTGCAGTTTTCAAATGTTGTGTTGCAATGCCTCCCCCAAAACTTCGTTTCGGGAGAGGTGCTCAAATGCTGAAACTTGCTAAAACGCGGCCTCGATCAACGGCACGACCTCAATGGAGTGGTGTGGCCTTCAGTTGGGAATCTCTTCGAAGGGGAGATTGCCGATTCGGTACTGTTGCCAGCCGTCGAAATCGAAGTGCCACCATTCGTACTCGTAAACCTGAAAACCGGCTGACTCCATTGCTCGTCGAAGCAGGCCGCGGTAGTAACGCTGTCTCTGGGTGCCACCGGGGTACAGTGGGAAGGAACGTTTGCTGAACTCGTCGTACCCGGAAACCATTGGGATGGGATCGCGAGTGGAGCGGTCGAACAAGGTTAGGTCGAGCGCGCAGCCTCGATTGTGGCGAGAGCCCTGCGCTGGGTTGGCGACAAAGTCCTTCATTTCGCTGGGGGTCGCATCCCAGAACATCTTGGTCACTCGCCAGGGGCGATACGCGTCATGGATCAGCAGGCCCAGGTTTTGTTTCGCCAATTCCTGGTGCACCTTCGCGGCGGCTTCGGCGGCGGGGCGCTGAGCGAACGCCCGTGGTTGCTGGTAGAAGACCGTGTCCATGAAGTTGTTGGTCGTCGCGTACCGAATGTCCAGTTCGATGCTGGGGTCAATCGAAGTCAGTTCGGTCAGATCCGTCGGGCGGAAGTTGCCTTCTTCATGAGGAGGTTTCGCGGCATCGGCGAGCTCACGCAGTTTTTCGACCGGAAGTTCACGCTTGATTTTGAAGGTCTCGCCAGCTTTGGTTCCCACCTCGCGTTTTTGAAAGGCGACCTGGGCGGCAATGACTTCTGTGATTTCGCCTGAACCATCGCGGTTGAAGATCAATTCTTCGCCGTGATAGAGCCCGTGATCGGGGAACGCGAAGCGATACTGGCTCACTTGGGTGAGCGGGTAGTAATAGAACCACTCGATCAATGCGTGCAGTTGTCCATGGCGTTCGAGGATGTAGAGCGTGTTGTGGTCCCAGCCGTACTCCCCGACGAGATCACGCCATTCGTCGCGAATTTCTGGTGGGGGAGCGTTGGAGAGCCGCGTGTAGGTCGCATCGTCGATGACCAGGTACGTTTGGTCTTGTTGAATACGGGGGCCAAACCCAAAGCGATCGTCCAGGACCAGTTCGCCCGTGTCCGAACGGCTGCGGATTTCTCGTTGGAATGTTCCTTTCCACAGCAGCAGGCGATCGCCGATCCAGTCCACGGTCACTGTTCGAGAGGCATCGCCGGGCATGGAGGAGTAGACGCCAGCCAAACTGCGGGCTCGCGAGCGGGGCACCGGGACGGTCGAAATGAGTGGCGTGGTTTCTTGATCGTTTCGGACGGCGAGCATGCCTTCGAGTGCCTGATCACAAATTCGCGTGATCCAGTTGTTCGTTCCGTCCAGCGAACTGGCGGCGATGACGGCGATGTTCTCGTCTGGCAAAATCTCGAGCTGGGTGGAGAAGCCATACACGGCTCCTCCATGGCCGACGCGGCGATGTCCTTGGAAGTCGCTGACGCGGAAACCGATTCCGTAGGGCAGTGGTTTTCCGTCGGGGGTCTCACCGGGCTGGAGCATTTCGGTGAGCGAAGCGTCCTCGAGAATCTTCGTGGGATGCTGTCCCATCACGAACAAGCTGAACTGTGCCAGGTCTTCGACGCTGGAATACAGGTTCCCGGCCGGACCGGTGCCGAGCAGGAATTCGGGGGCGGCAAACGCGGGACGGTCATAGCCCCACATCCAGCCAGCGGCGGTGTGTTCCGACAAGGCTTCGTTCTTTTCGAAGCTGGTGTGAGTCATCCCCAGTGGTTCGAGCACGTGTTGTTGGACGTATTTCGGATGCGACACTCCAGCGGCCTCTTCAACCGCCAATCCGATGACCGATACGCCCGCGTTCGAATATTTGGTGCGAGTGCCGGGGGCGTAAACAGGCGGAGTGTCCGCCAGGCTGGCGACGGTTGCTTTCAGAGTGGGTTCGGTGGGATCGAAGTAGTTGCCCACCGGTGATTCGCGAACGATGCCGGCGCGGTGCTGAGTCAGTTGCCGTAGCGTGATTTTCGCGCTGTGCTCAGCATCGGCGATCTTGAATTCGGGCAGCACCTTTTGAACGGGTTGATCCAAATCCAGTTCGCCTTGTTCGACCAGTTGCATCAAGGCGACGTCGGTCAGCAACTTGGAGATCGAGCCGACTCGGTAGACCGTTTTCCCGGAAGCGGGAACGGTTTTGTCAGCATCTTGGAATCCGAACCCAGCGGACGAGACAACCTTTCCATCCGCCACCAACGCGATTGAGAAGCTGGGGATTTGCTTCTGTTCCATCTCGGAACGGATCGTTTGCGATAGTTGCTCGATCAGTTGGCGATAGTCATGGTCGACCGTGTTTGACGCGGCGGGCTGGTCGGCAGGCAGGGATGTCGAAGCCATGAGTGCCAATGCGATTCCTGCGAACCAGTTCTGGAAAGCGGGGAATCGTCTGGAAACGAAGTGACGGGAGAGCTGTTTGTGATTCATGATCGTGTGGAGTGGCTTGGTGAAACGACGCTCAGGAAGCAAAGGATTGCTGAGTGGTTCACTGGATCAGGAAGTGGGGCAGGGCGGTGGAGACCAATTCCGCACCGGTTCCCAGTTCCACAGGCATTTGGAGATGCCCGCGGGTGACTTCGACGCCGCGGGCAGGGCTGTCCGAGATCAGATTCGCCCCATCTAAATCGGCGAAATCGAGCAGCGGCGCGAGCTGGGCGGCTCCGCTGATGCCAATCGGCGATTCCACCATGCAGCCCACCATCGTGAGTTTTTCGCGGCGTCTGGCTTCGGTCAGCATCTTTCGAGCTGGGGTCAGCCCGCCGCACTTGCAAAGTTTGACGTTGATTCCGTGGAAGAATTCGAAGCAGGTTTCCAGATCGGCTTCGGTTTGGCAGTCCTCATCGGCGATGATCGGAAGCGAGGATTCTTCGAACACCCGTTGTTTGTCAGCGGGATCGGCGGAACGGGGCAGGGGTTGTTCGATGAATTGAACACCCAAGTGCCGGAGTTCTTTGGAATAGTCGATTGCCTGTTGAGCCGACCAGGCGCAGTTCGCATCAACGCGAAATGTGGCGGCGGTGCACTGGCGAAGCTGGCGGATGATTTCCAAATCGTGATCGGTGCCCAGTTTGATTTTGTAGAGGTCCCAACCGGAGTCGGCATCCAGCTTTCGCCGCATCTCTTCCATCGAATCGATGCCGATGGTGAAGCTGGACTGCAGGTCGGGGTTCCACGTCAGCCCCCAGTGGTGCCAAAGCGTTGCCCCGGAATTTCTCGCGTGCCAGTCATGGCTGGCCATGTCCAACGCCGACAGCGAGAACATGTCACCGCCGAGTCGTTCTGAGAGACGATGCCAATTGTTCTCGGGCGTGTCCTGGCAGCACATCGCGAGATCGTCCTCGCTCAGGCTTTTCAGAGCATCGCTCATCGCGGAAATGGTGTGGCCGTAGTAATCGTTGGCGGTGACTTCGCCGTAGCCCGTGATTCCAGTGTGTTCCAACGCGACGACCAGGCTGTCTTGGTACGTGATGGTTCCTCGTGAAATCGTGAACGGGTCACGCAGGGGCAAGCGGATTGCATGGAGGTTCAGCGTCACGCGCCGGTCTCCTGCAGGACGCTGGGAACGCATGCGGCTTGCAATTCCAGGGAAGCGCGAACCAGTTTGTCAGCACCGTCGCGGTAGACGTCGCAGGCTGGCAGGCCGAATCGATGTTCGGCTCGTTCGACTTCGCTTTTGGCTTCGCCAGGCGACAGGTTGCGAGTGTTGACGGAAACACCGATGAACTTGGACGGTCCACGCAAATTCGCGAGTTGCTCAATCGCGCGCATCTGTTGTTCCAGTGGTGGGATGGCGCATCCATCGAACCCTTTGACTTCCGTGCGACCGGCTTCGTAGCAGAACACCAGTCCCTGTGGGGCACAGCCATGAAGCAAGCCCAGCGTGACCGCGGAATAGGCCGGGTGGGAAATGCTGCCTTGCCCTTCCACGATCAGGAAATCCGCGTCGTCGTTGTCACGCACCAGGTATTCGACGGCACCGTTGACAAAGTCGGACACGACACAGTCCGCGGGAACCCCGCGACCGGAGATCATGATTCCGGTTTGGCCGGTCGCGAGGAAGCGAGAGGACTTGCCGATGGCTTGAAGGCCTCGGTCGATTTCGATCGTCGTGACCATCTTGCCGATGCTGCAATCATGCCCGACGGCATGGATGCGAACACACTCTTCACGAAAGGGTTGGCCGGTGGCCGTTTCTTTCCAGTGGTTCTTGCGGACATCGATGATTTGAGAACCCGACTGCTTGGCGAGTTGGCACCATTCGCTGTCCTCGGAAAGGAAGTCGTGGAGTCCTGAAACCACGTCGACGCCCGCGCGAATGGCGGCTTCCAGTTGAGGACGCCAGGCGTGGGGGAGTTTGCCTCCGGGAGGGGCGATGCCGATGTAGATCGCGTCGCAGTCCAATTCGGGAGACCACTGAGTGACGATGGGGGCCTCGCCAGCACCGAACAGCTCCGCAGAGGTTTTGCCCGCATGCTCTTGGTCGATCACCGCGACGATGTCAGGGCTGCGATAACGCAACAGGCTGATGGCGGTCTTGGCCAAGAATGGCGTCGAGGCACCATCGGTGAGGAGAGCGATTCGTCGATGCTGGGTTAACAACTGGATCTCCATCGATCAGGAGTTCGTGGAAAGGGGGCGGATCCACGACCGTCTTGGGATGGGGAGTTCCGTTCGTGGAGACTGTCCCAACCCAAGGGAATCGTCGAAGCCGTCTGGGATTCGAAATAGGCTAGCAACCGACTCGGATCGAGTCTTGCGCCGCTGCGTAAATCTGTTTCGAAAACGCGCACGGCGGGATTCGAGGAGATCACGCACGCCGCATCATTTGTTGCAGTCGATCGAGGGTGAGCACCATCTGGTTCCACTCCGCGACGACTTCCATGGTTGGCATTTCGGCACAGTCGTTGCGATCGTACCCGCGTTCACTGATACGGACTCGGCCGTCCAGGACTGCGACCGGTGTGGATCCAGCGGGCTGGTCGGGGGCTGTGCTAGCGGACTGGCAGTCTGGCGACTGGTTGGCTGGGGTGTTGTTGGTCCCGGATGCGGGCAGCGAGTCGTTGTCGTCGTCGGTCGGCAAGACTTGCTGCATGACTTGGTGGACTGCCCACAAAGCGGCTTTGCGAGCCGAGTCAGCGGCGACAACACTGCGAAAAGTACCTGATTGCACGTAAAACTTGGCCATGGGAGGTGTCCTGAGGTGTTTCGAAGGGGGGGAGAAGCGGCGACACCCATGACATCGGACGGTGGCGTGACACGTTTGGTCATCGGGCGGGATCTCGCTGCGGGCCCTCGACCCATTCCCCGCGTGGTAAAGTGCTGCGGTGATCTGACGGACCGCTCGCGTTGTTTCTCCTTGTCTTGCTTCTGATGTCGCTTATGAAATTGGTTCACCACGGTGCACACGACGGTGTCACTGGTTCTTGTCACCAACTTTGGATCGATGATTCCAAGAGTTTGTTGGTTGACTGTGGCTTGTTCCAAGGCGAAGACGCTCGGAAGAGGCCCAGCCCTGAGATTGAGTTTTCGCTGCGAGGAATCCAGGCACTGTTGCTGACGCATGTGCACATCGATCACGCGGGCCGGATTCCCTATTTGTTGGCGGCGGGATTCAATCATCCGATTCTGTGCAGTGTCCCGACGGCGAAGTTGTTGCCGCTGGTGATGGAAGACGCGTTGAAGATTGGATTCACGCGTTCGAAGCGGCTGATCAAGCAGTTTCTGCATCAGATTCGAAAGCTGTTGGTGCCGCTCCCGTACCATCAGTGGCATGACTGTCCTGGCGGGGTGAAGGTCCGGTTGTTGCCGGCCGGTCACGTGCTGGGGTCGACGATGTTCGAGATCGAATTGGCAGACGGTCGGCGGGCTGTTTTCAGTGGGGATGTGGGGGCGGGAACCAACCCGCTTTTGAATCCGCCGGTCAGTCCGGAGCGGGCCGATCTGTTGGTGCTCGAAAGCACTTACGGGGACCGGTTGCATCCCCCCAAGGCCGATCGGCAAGCGGAATTGGAGGCGGTCATTCGGCGAACGTTGGATGATTCGGGCGTGACCATCGTGCCGGCCTTTTCGCTGGGGCGTACCCAAGCGTTGTTGTATGAGCTCAACGCCATCTTTGAACGCATTCAAGAGACGGAGCATCGAACGCTGATGAAGCGAGTCGATGTGATTGTTGATTCGCCACTCGCTTCCCGCTTCACCGCTCTTTACAAGGAAATGAAATCGCACTGGGGCGAAGAGGCTCAGGTCACACTGGAAACCGATGATCAACCGCTGGTGTTTGAAAATCTAACGACGGTCGGCAGCCACACCGAACACAAAGAAACCGTTCGGTACTTGGCCAAACACAATTTGCCCGCGGTGGTGATTGCCGGAAGCGGCATGTGCACGGGAGGGCGGGTGGTCAACTACCTCAAGGAGTTCATTGGCCAAGAAGAGACCGACATCGTGTTTGCGGGCTATCAAGCGGGAGGCACCCCGGGGAATTACATCTCTCGCGGGAGCGATTGGGTGCGATTGGATGGCCGACGATACGACGTGCGAGCCAAAACGCATCAACTGACCGGGTACTCGGCTCACGGCGATCAGCAAGATTTAATCGCGTTGGTCGATGGAATGGCCGATGCACCCAAGGAGATTCGGTTGGTGCACGGCGACTACGCGGCCAAACGAGCGTTGACTCAAAAATTGACAGCCAAGGGTTACCACCTGATATGAGTGATCCAGAATCATTCACCGACCGATCATTCACGGAAACGTTGATCATCGGTGGAGGATTGGCCGGGCTGACTTGCGGTCGCGTGTTGGCAGAGGCGGGCCGCGAATTTCGAATTTTGGAAGCGACCGATCGGGTGGGTGGCCGTGTTCGCAGTGATGTGGTCGACGGGTTCACGCTGGACCATGGCTTTCAAGTTCTGCTGACCGCCTACCCCGCTTGCCGGCGTTTTTTGGATTATGACGCACTGCGGCTGCGTCCCTTCGAACCCGGGGCCTTGATCCGTCAAAACGGTCAGTTTCGGGTTTTGGGAGATCCCTGGCGAAGACCGGGGCAAGCGATCCCGTCGGCGATGAATCCGGTGGGTTCCTTGGCGGACAAGCTGCGGATCGCGAAATTGCGGCGGGACAGCTTGCGTGGTTCCTTGCAGGATTTGTACGAGCGACCAGCGTTGTCGACGATGGATCGCTTGCAAGCCGAAGGTTTCAGCGAACGAATCATCGACCAGTTCTTCCGTCCTTTTTTGGGCGGAGTCTTCTTGGACGAGTCGCTTTCGGTGTCCAGCCGGATGTTGGAGTTTGTCTTCCGGATGTTTGCCCGTGGCGAGATTGCCGTTCCCGCGGATGGAATGGCGGCGATTCCCCGGCAGTTGGCAGAATCGTTGCCGCGAGGATCGGTGCAATTTCGTACGACCGTGAAATCCATTGAGTCGCTTGCGGAATCGGAGCGGACCGCGGTCGGGAATGAGTTGCCAGCTCAGGCCAGGCACCGAGTGGTGTTGTCCGATGGAACGGCGGTGATGTGTCGGCACCTGGTGATCGCGACTCCTGGGAGTGCGGCGGCGAGGTTGTTGGGGATGAAGTCCATCGCGACGCCCTGGTTCGGAACGACCAATTTGTATTACGCGGCCGAGCAATCACCGGATGCTCATCGGTTGTTGATGTTGCGGGGCGATGAGTCGGGCCCGATTCAGAGTGCCGTTGTGTTGAGTGACGTCGCGCCGTCGTACGCGCCGCCTGGCAAGGCGTTGGTTTCGATCAGCGTCGACAGCGATCATGAGCCTGCGGACGGTCTGGACGACGAGGCTCTGGATTCTCGAGTGAGATCGCAATTGAAGGATTGGTTCGGGGAAGAGGCGATGCAGTGGAGCCTGCTGCGTGTTTTTCGGGTGCCCTATTCGCTGCCAAAAATGTCGCTGGACACCGTGGTGAAGTCACCTGCGTGGGAAGATTGGCGGCGGGCGAACTTGGGAGACGGCAATGTGTCTCTACCCGAAATGTCATCGGGTGCAGCTCCTTCCGCAGACGACAGCGGGGCAGGGCAGGGTAGGGCAGGGGTGTGGATCGCGGGCGATCACTGTCAAACGCCCAGCATTCAAGGGGCCATGGACAGCGGACGAATCGCTGCCGAGCATCTGCTTTTGAATCCGTAAAACCCCGCGAGTATGGACGCACCATGAGTCAGAGATTGCAAACAGGTATTCCCGCTTTGGACGAGATGCTGGGAGGAGGCCTGTTGCCCGGGACGATGACGGTCGTGTTGGGAGCAACTGGAATCGGTAAAACGCAGCTTGGGATTCAGTTCGCCAAACACGGGCAAGCCCAGGAAGGCGAACGCGGCATCGTGTTTGACCTGACCTCTCGTGGTGATTCTCAAAACCATTCCGAGTACGCCAAGCGGTTGGTGGAGTGGCAGTTGTCTGAGGCAGCGGACGAACCGGTCTCGTTGGCGGACGTGTGGAACCGCGAAAAAATGCGCCGTGACAGCATGCATCTGTTTCGCGATTCCGGCCGCCGGGTGACGTCCTCGGACATGGACGCGGATGATTGGCGTCGCTGGTCGTCCGAGCGAGCCAAGAAACTGGACCGCGCGATCGCGTTCTTTTACGGGAACTTTGCCCATGGGGTCCGGCGAGTGGTGATCGATGGGGTGGAGCCGGTCGATCGGGCGGCTGAATCCATCCAGTTCGAGATGATCGAATACATCCAGAATCAGATTCTCCGCAAGGAGCACGATTGGCTGGCGAGAGACCTGTTTCGCGTTCATTTTCGAGAAAACGCGGAGTCGATCGAGGCTCATGGCTACGACCACCAACAGCTGGGCAGCTTGCTGCTGGCAACCTCTCACGAGGTGATGTTGGACGACTTGATCGCTCGCCCGATTCAAAGTGGCGACGTGTTGTCCAATGCCAACACGATCATCTTGATGGGCAAAACTCGTGACGGAAACAAGATGGGGCGGGCGCTTTGCGTCGCGAAACATCGTGGCAGTTTCTGCGAGGAATCGATCGTCCCGTACCGGATCACGGAAGCCGGTTTGGTGGTCGGCGACGGCATCTGAGCGTCGTTGGGGGCCTGAGACGAGGAGGGCTTGGGGTGAACAAGCCTGCCTGTGCAAAAAAAATCGGTGAGCAACCCACGTTGCTCACCGATTGAAATTCGGCTGTGTCAGCGAAGTCTACTTCAGCAATTTCTCGATGGCGTCATCCAGTTCGGCGGCGCCGATGTTGTGATCCACCACGCGCCCTTTGGAATCGATCAGCATTGTGGTTGGCAGCGTTTGCACACCAAATTGTTTGGCCAGCGGGCTGCTTTCCAAGCCGCCGTCTGCGTGCAAGTGGATCCAAGGCAAGGCGTTCGTTTTCAGGAATTCGGACGCTTGTTCGAGTTGGTTGTCGATGTTGACTCCCACGATTTGCAGGCCGGCACGTTGGTAGCGAGCTTGCAGTCCACGCAGCAACTTCATGTCGTTTTTGCAGGGTTCGCACCAAGTCGCCCAGTAGTGGAGCACGACGGGACGGCCGCGAAGTGCACTCAAACGGAAGGCTTTGCCCTGAACCGTGCGGCCTTCGAGGTCAACTTCTTTGCCTTCGGATTCCAGTCGACGGACCGCACCAGCGGCGCGTTCAGCGGCTTCGGTGCCGCGGAAATCTTTGGCGACCTCTTTGTAGAATCGAAGGGCTTCGGCTTCTTTGTCCTCAAACTCTTTGCTGAGCGCCAATTGCAGTTTGGCGGCTGCCGTTTCCGGTGCTTGGGGGTACTGATCGGCAAATTCGGTCAGCTGTTCCAGCCACCAGACTTGGTTTTCCGCGAAGTCAGCGTCGCCGGTTTGGCGAGCGATGTACTCCGTCCCGATCAATTGATACTCGGTGTAAGCCCGCATGGCTTCGGACTGCGCGGCCTTGGAATCGCGGAACGAAGCGGCCAGCGTTTTCAGTCGTTTCAGGCCACCTGGGTAGGACCCGCTCTGGGTCGCCACGCTGACGGTGTCGACCAATTGGCGGGTCCAGGTATCGCGTTCG includes these proteins:
- a CDS encoding ABC transporter ATP-binding protein encodes the protein MNDVQESSVQDAVVVENLSQRFGRTEALSDVSLKIPQGTVFGLLGLNGAGKTTLLRHLLGLHQPRVGRVRVLGCNPITDREKVMRRMGYLSEEDSLPTWMRVRDLTQFCEAIYPTWDRAYAAELCEWFELSPDTKLRSLSKGGRARAGLIAAIAHKPDLLVLDEPGSGLDPLARDDILQAIIRTVSLEGRTVIFSSHLLDEVSRVCDQVAIMHQGKLIESMPMMAVDERYEEWILRSRDETITTQHARRDCPVEAGLGWHQEDGEWSLLVPRQSDLSPAALPPDWQWIESRHVTLKRLFEAHVRAPRQSATTGDPSGQTPGRAAATMESLS
- a CDS encoding serine hydrolase, with the translated sequence MNHKQLSRHFVSRRFPAFQNWFAGIALALMASTSLPADQPAASNTVDHDYRQLIEQLSQTIRSEMEQKQIPSFSIALVADGKVVSSAGFGFQDADKTVPASGKTVYRVGSISKLLTDVALMQLVEQGELDLDQPVQKVLPEFKIADAEHSAKITLRQLTQHRAGIVRESPVGNYFDPTEPTLKATVASLADTPPVYAPGTRTKYSNAGVSVIGLAVEEAAGVSHPKYVQQHVLEPLGMTHTSFEKNEALSEHTAAGWMWGYDRPAFAAPEFLLGTGPAGNLYSSVEDLAQFSLFVMGQHPTKILEDASLTEMLQPGETPDGKPLPYGIGFRVSDFQGHRRVGHGGAVYGFSTQLEILPDENIAVIAASSLDGTNNWITRICDQALEGMLAVRNDQETTPLISTVPVPRSRARSLAGVYSSMPGDASRTVTVDWIGDRLLLWKGTFQREIRSRSDTGELVLDDRFGFGPRIQQDQTYLVIDDATYTRLSNAPPPEIRDEWRDLVGEYGWDHNTLYILERHGQLHALIEWFYYYPLTQVSQYRFAFPDHGLYHGEELIFNRDGSGEITEVIAAQVAFQKREVGTKAGETFKIKRELPVEKLRELADAAKPPHEEGNFRPTDLTELTSIDPSIELDIRYATTNNFMDTVFYQQPRAFAQRPAAEAAAKVHQELAKQNLGLLIHDAYRPWRVTKMFWDATPSEMKDFVANPAQGSRHNRGCALDLTLFDRSTRDPIPMVSGYDEFSKRSFPLYPGGTQRQRYYRGLLRRAMESAGFQVYEYEWWHFDFDGWQQYRIGNLPFEEIPN
- a CDS encoding dipeptide epimerase is translated as MTLNLHAIRLPLRDPFTISRGTITYQDSLVVALEHTGITGYGEVTANDYYGHTISAMSDALKSLSEDDLAMCCQDTPENNWHRLSERLGGDMFSLSALDMASHDWHARNSGATLWHHWGLTWNPDLQSSFTIGIDSMEEMRRKLDADSGWDLYKIKLGTDHDLEIIRQLRQCTAATFRVDANCAWSAQQAIDYSKELRHLGVQFIEQPLPRSADPADKQRVFEESSLPIIADEDCQTEADLETCFEFFHGINVKLCKCGGLTPARKMLTEARRREKLTMVGCMVESPIGISGAAQLAPLLDFADLDGANLISDSPARGVEVTRGHLQMPVELGTGAELVSTALPHFLIQ
- a CDS encoding DUF1611 domain-containing protein, which translates into the protein MEIQLLTQHRRIALLTDGASTPFLAKTAISLLRYRSPDIVAVIDQEHAGKTSAELFGAGEAPIVTQWSPELDCDAIYIGIAPPGGKLPHAWRPQLEAAIRAGVDVVSGLHDFLSEDSEWCQLAKQSGSQIIDVRKNHWKETATGQPFREECVRIHAVGHDCSIGKMVTTIEIDRGLQAIGKSSRFLATGQTGIMISGRGVPADCVVSDFVNGAVEYLVRDNDDADFLIVEGQGSISHPAYSAVTLGLLHGCAPQGLVFCYEAGRTEVKGFDGCAIPPLEQQMRAIEQLANLRGPSKFIGVSVNTRNLSPGEAKSEVERAEHRFGLPACDVYRDGADKLVRASLELQAACVPSVLQETGA
- a CDS encoding MBL fold metallo-hydrolase — translated: MKLVHHGAHDGVTGSCHQLWIDDSKSLLVDCGLFQGEDARKRPSPEIEFSLRGIQALLLTHVHIDHAGRIPYLLAAGFNHPILCSVPTAKLLPLVMEDALKIGFTRSKRLIKQFLHQIRKLLVPLPYHQWHDCPGGVKVRLLPAGHVLGSTMFEIELADGRRAVFSGDVGAGTNPLLNPPVSPERADLLVLESTYGDRLHPPKADRQAELEAVIRRTLDDSGVTIVPAFSLGRTQALLYELNAIFERIQETEHRTLMKRVDVIVDSPLASRFTALYKEMKSHWGEEAQVTLETDDQPLVFENLTTVGSHTEHKETVRYLAKHNLPAVVIAGSGMCTGGRVVNYLKEFIGQEETDIVFAGYQAGGTPGNYISRGSDWVRLDGRRYDVRAKTHQLTGYSAHGDQQDLIALVDGMADAPKEIRLVHGDYAAKRALTQKLTAKGYHLI